One Trichosurus vulpecula isolate mTriVul1 chromosome 7, mTriVul1.pri, whole genome shotgun sequence genomic region harbors:
- the HTR1B gene encoding 5-hydroxytryptamine receptor 1B yields MEQPNHQCSPPASGSLTSPQTNHSAFPNPNCSSPDLEPYQDSIALPWKVVLATFLALITLATTLSNAFVIATVSRTRKLHTPANYLIASLAVTDLLVSILVMPISTMYTVTGRWTLGQVVCDVWLSSDITCCTASILHLCAIALDRYWAITDAVEYSAKRTPKRAAGMIALVWVFSVSISIPPLFWRQAKAEEVADCLVNTDHILYTVYSTVGAFYFPTLLLIALYGRIYVEARSRILKQTPNRTGKRLTRAQLITDSPGSSSSATSINSRAPEGSSESGSPVYVNQVKVKVSDALLEKKKLMAARERKATKTLGIILGAFIVCWLPFFIISLALPICDDACWFHLAIFDFFTWLGYLNSLINPIIYTMSNDDFKQAFHKLIRFRRTS; encoded by the coding sequence ATGGAACAACCTAACCATCAGTGCTCCCCGCCAGCCTCCGGCTCCCTGACCTCCCCGCAGACTAATCATTCTGCCTTCCCGAATCCCAACTGTAGCTCTCCGGATCTGGAGCCATACCAGGACTCGATTGCACTCCCTTGGAAGGTGGTCCTGGCCACATTCCTTGCACTCATCACCTTGGCCACCACGCTTTCCAATGCCTTTGTGATCGCCACCGTTTCTCGGACTAGGAAGCTGCACACTCCTGCCAACTACCTGATCGCCTCCCTGGCAGTGACTGACTTGCTTGTGTCTATCCTGGTGATGCCCATCAGCACCATGTACACCGTCACCGGTAGGTGGACGCTGGGCCAGGTTGTCTGCGATGTCTGGCTGTCCTCGGACATTACCTGTTGCACAGCTTCCATCCTGCATCTCTGTGCCATCGCTCTGGACCGCTACTGGGCCATTACAGACGCGGTGGAGTATTCGGCTAAAAGGACTCCCAAGCGAGCAGCAGGAATGATTGCCCTGGTATGGGTCTTCTCCGTGTCCATCTCCATTCCCCCACTTTTCTGGCGCCAGGCCAAGGCTGAGGAGGTGGCAGACTGCTTGGTGAACACAGACCATATCCTCTACACCGTCTACTCCACTGTAGGAGCCTTCTACTTTCCCACCCTGCTGCTTATTGCTCTCTATGGCCGCATCTATGTGGAAGCTCGTTCTCGGATTTTGAAACAGACGCCCAACAGGACGGGGAAACGTCTGACTCGAGCCCAACTGATCACCGACTCCCCGGGGTCCTCTTCCTCTGCCACATCCATCAACTCTCGAGCCCCGGAGGGATCCAGTGAATCAGGGTCCCCAGTGTACGTGAACCAAGTAAAGGTGAAAGTCTCTGATGCTCTCCTGGAAAAGAAGAAGCTCATGGCCGCTAGGGAGCGAAAAGCCACCAAAACGCTTGGGATAATTTTAGGAGCCTTCATAGTCTGTTGGCTGCCTTTCTTTATTATCTCCTTGGCATTGCCTATCTGCGATGACGCCTGCTGGTTTCACCTGGCCATCTTTGACTTCTTTACTTGGCTAGGATATCTTAACTCCCTCATTAACCCCATCATCTATACCATGTCCAATGATGACTTCAAACAAGCTTTTCATAAACTGATACGGTTCAGGCGCACGAGCTGA